One Halarcobacter ebronensis genomic window carries:
- a CDS encoding P-loop NTPase fold protein, translating into MLTNTTYKKMNMINDYAIDKIKYDFLDFDIYAQALSESLLNTQSPFSLGIYGEWGKGKTSLLNFLINEINSNKNGKKLVTVYYDSWKYRKENNLLIDLINTIEKEFQLQRLKFDDSLIINILDLLSYIKLTALNSTCDNNNGIYFENEEHIFQVYEVLKNLENTLFDEDFLIIVFIDNLDKCSSKDVINILDSINQIFRIKGFSFVIASDIDTLEYKLSKKLINSKEYLNRVINLPFYLPSFNGKINDLLENIYLRNNSDESLEQPIKNILNSISSLELLSPRLIIRLINRIKLCSNIYMKLNPNTQLSNENILSLFSISCILEEFFRELHSILIKNNSLSKFIIKLVQREEFYKDEILSNINVIDIDKEVLINIFEDNFNLLKMIFSTEEGKYWLENRAYRISTYEFLKSNNSYVESEKIDSLPLYKTDFSENAISFGEKEINPKEFIKIPNKEYEVSKYVITNCWFEEFILSGGYENSNYWTDVPSKIWLMNNKISSLDEKYDFMINKESIYFKKKFNQELLKDNFNSPLQPIVYITYYEAVAFCRYLTDLDNEYEYSIPTKEQWEYIANAGDRTRFYPWGNIWDNNYCNNATNQLNKTTQIGLFPQGDSTFGVSDMVGNVWVWTSTLDNNDYNYLKGGSWSFSESSYFKISNSQMNFYNNPSYQHYDIGFLCIRKKK; encoded by the coding sequence ATACGACCTATAAAAAAATGAATATGATAAATGATTATGCAATTGATAAAATAAAATACGATTTTTTAGATTTTGATATTTATGCACAAGCCTTATCTGAATCTCTTTTAAATACGCAATCTCCTTTTTCTTTAGGTATTTATGGAGAATGGGGAAAAGGAAAAACTTCACTTTTAAATTTTTTAATTAATGAAATAAATAGTAACAAAAATGGGAAAAAACTTGTAACAGTATATTATGATTCTTGGAAATATAGAAAAGAAAATAATTTGTTAATTGATTTGATAAATACAATTGAAAAAGAGTTTCAACTTCAACGATTAAAATTTGATGATAGTTTAATTATCAACATATTGGATTTATTAAGTTATATAAAATTGACTGCATTAAATAGCACTTGCGACAATAATAATGGAATTTATTTTGAAAATGAAGAACATATATTTCAAGTGTATGAGGTATTGAAAAATTTGGAAAATACTCTATTTGATGAAGATTTTTTAATTATAGTTTTTATTGATAATTTAGATAAATGTAGTTCAAAAGATGTGATTAATATCTTAGATAGTATTAATCAAATTTTCAGAATAAAAGGTTTCTCTTTTGTTATAGCTTCTGATATTGATACCTTAGAATATAAATTATCAAAGAAACTTATTAATAGTAAGGAGTATCTAAATAGAGTAATAAATTTGCCTTTTTATTTACCTTCATTTAATGGGAAAATAAATGATTTATTAGAGAATATTTATTTAAGAAACAATTCAGATGAATCCTTGGAACAACCAATAAAAAATATATTAAATTCAATATCCTCTTTAGAACTATTGTCTCCTAGATTAATAATTAGACTTATAAATAGAATTAAATTATGCTCTAATATTTATATGAAATTAAATCCAAACACTCAATTATCAAATGAAAATATACTCTCTTTGTTCTCTATATCTTGCATTTTAGAAGAGTTTTTCAGAGAGCTACATTCAATTCTAATAAAGAATAATTCTTTGTCTAAATTTATAATAAAATTAGTTCAAAGAGAAGAGTTTTATAAAGATGAAATTCTCTCAAATATTAATGTGATTGATATAGATAAAGAGGTACTAATAAATATATTTGAAGATAATTTCAATTTATTAAAAATGATTTTCAGTACAGAAGAAGGTAAATATTGGTTAGAAAATAGAGCATATAGAATAAGTACTTATGAATTTTTGAAATCAAATAATAGTTACGTTGAGAGTGAAAAAATTGACTCTTTGCCTCTTTATAAAACTGATTTTTCTGAAAATGCTATATCTTTTGGTGAAAAAGAGATCAATCCAAAAGAGTTTATAAAAATACCTAATAAAGAGTATGAAGTCAGTAAATATGTAATAACAAATTGTTGGTTTGAAGAGTTCATATTGTCAGGTGGTTATGAAAATTCAAATTATTGGACAGATGTGCCTTCCAAAATTTGGTTAATGAATAACAAAATATCTTCATTAGATGAAAAATATGATTTCATGATTAACAAAGAATCAATCTATTTTAAAAAGAAATTTAATCAAGAGTTATTAAAAGATAATTTTAATAGCCCTTTACAACCAATAGTTTATATTACCTATTATGAAGCAGTTGCATTTTGTAGATATTTAACAGATTTAGACAATGAATATGAATATTCAATTCCAACAAAAGAGCAGTGGGAATATATTGCAAATGCAGGGGATAGAACAAGGTTTTACCCTTGGGGAAATATCTGGGATAACAATTATTGTAATAATGCAACTAATCAATTAAATAAAACTACACAAATTGGACTTTTCCCACAAGGAGATTCAACATTTGGAGTAAGTGATATGGTTGGTAATGTTTGGGTATGGACATCAACTTTAGATAACAATGATTATAATTATTTAAAAGGTGGTTCTTGGAGTTTTAGTGAATCTTCATATTTTAAGATATCAAATTCTCAAATGAATTTTTACAATAACCCAAGTTATCAACACTACGATATAGGTTTTTTATGTATTCGAAAGAAAAAATAA
- a CDS encoding sensor histidine kinase, which translates to MKKNNENSEYIGKFLKKDYNQFKDGLLELLDDYKRKSERLDKIIKQSDKMQLRLIEANEELDEYKNNLEIKVKEEIRKREEKEKIILEQSKFAAMGEMIDAIAHQWIQPLNILSLKLNSLSFAYENGKVDSDYIKNFETSNREIIEEMNNTLIEFRTFFRPNKPSSEFAIDKMIKKVLLFVKDEFIKHKIEVNFEIVDSFKLLGIENEFKHIILNLINNSKDAFCSNNIPKRIITIKIYKEEHYNVVEVSDNAGGIPDKIINDIFKANVTTKRENGTGIGLYLSTQIAQKNNALLDVKNIQDGACFTLRIPK; encoded by the coding sequence ATGAAAAAAAATAATGAAAACTCAGAATATATAGGCAAATTCTTAAAAAAAGACTATAACCAATTTAAAGATGGATTATTAGAACTTTTGGATGATTATAAAAGAAAAAGTGAACGACTTGATAAAATTATCAAACAAAGTGATAAGATGCAATTACGTCTAATTGAAGCAAATGAAGAGTTGGATGAATATAAAAATAATTTAGAAATAAAAGTAAAAGAAGAGATTAGAAAAAGAGAAGAGAAAGAAAAAATTATCCTAGAACAATCAAAATTTGCAGCTATGGGTGAGATGATAGATGCAATTGCTCACCAATGGATTCAACCTTTAAACATATTATCATTAAAATTAAATAGTTTAAGCTTTGCCTATGAAAATGGCAAAGTTGATAGTGACTATATCAAAAATTTTGAAACTTCAAATAGAGAAATTATTGAAGAGATGAATAACACTTTAATTGAGTTTAGAACCTTTTTTAGACCAAATAAACCAAGCAGTGAATTTGCTATTGATAAGATGATAAAAAAAGTTCTACTTTTTGTTAAAGATGAATTTATCAAACATAAAATAGAAGTGAATTTTGAAATTGTAGATAGTTTCAAACTTCTTGGAATTGAAAATGAGTTTAAACATATTATTTTAAATCTAATAAATAACTCTAAAGATGCCTTTTGTTCAAATAATATTCCCAAAAGAATCATTACAATAAAAATATATAAAGAAGAACATTATAATGTAGTTGAAGTTAGTGACAATGCAGGAGGAATACCTGATAAAATCATTAATGATATCTTTAAAGCAAATGTCACCACTAAAAGAGAGAATGGAACAGGCATTGGTTTATATTTAAGTACTCAAATTGCACAAAAAAACAATGCACTACTTGATGTTAAAAATATTCAAGATGGCGCATGTTTTACTCTTAGAATACCTAAATAA
- a CDS encoding SiaB family protein kinase encodes MNIKMIQDIVEEDGILFLTYGGFISQSLISSMMEALEKEAEQNNLNLGISSNIFTIFIELTQNMMNYSKSKNLEYDENSPEGLILVTKDIDDCYYIHSQNIITEDDKNRIEPKLEKIVDMSKEEIKKEYRLLRKSGKDSHGKGAGIGFYEIAKRSDGIKFEFNKITDEKYYFHFISKIKTNKEK; translated from the coding sequence ATGAATATTAAAATGATTCAAGATATTGTAGAAGAAGATGGAATTTTATTTCTAACTTATGGTGGATTTATTTCACAATCCTTAATCTCTTCAATGATGGAAGCTTTGGAAAAAGAGGCCGAACAAAATAATCTTAACTTAGGCATCTCTAGTAATATTTTTACAATCTTTATTGAACTTACTCAAAATATGATGAACTACTCAAAAAGTAAAAACCTTGAATATGATGAAAATAGTCCAGAGGGATTAATTCTGGTTACAAAAGATATAGATGATTGCTATTATATTCATAGTCAAAATATAATAACTGAAGATGATAAAAATAGAATTGAACCTAAATTGGAAAAAATTGTAGATATGTCAAAAGAAGAGATAAAAAAAGAGTACAGGCTTCTAAGAAAAAGTGGAAAAGATTCCCATGGGAAGGGTGCTGGAATAGGTTTTTATGAAATTGCAAAGAGAAGTGATGGAATAAAATTTGAATTTAATAAAATTACTGATGAAAAATACTATTTTCATTTTATATCAAAAATTAAAACAAATAAGGAGAAATAA
- a CDS encoding DUF1987 domain-containing protein: MHDLIIDETKYTPYIKLDATNGIIEIKGKSYPENTFEFYKPMMNWVEDFFNSDRKEKTLVNLEIIYFNSSSSKLFFDFFDLLEEAHNKGKEIEINWIYHSDNESALEAGEDFKEDFLELNFNLVEK, from the coding sequence ATGCATGATTTAATAATAGATGAAACAAAATATACCCCATATATTAAACTTGATGCTACAAATGGAATTATAGAAATAAAAGGAAAATCGTATCCAGAAAATACATTTGAGTTTTATAAACCAATGATGAATTGGGTTGAAGATTTTTTTAATTCAGATAGAAAAGAGAAAACATTAGTAAATTTGGAAATCATATATTTTAATTCTAGTAGTTCAAAGCTCTTTTTTGATTTTTTTGATTTACTTGAAGAGGCTCATAATAAAGGGAAAGAAATAGAAATAAACTGGATATATCATAGTGATAACGAAAGCGCCCTTGAAGCTGGTGAAGATTTTAAAGAGGATTTCCTGGAACTAAATTTTAACTTAGTAGAAAAATAG
- a CDS encoding HD-GYP domain-containing protein: protein MPNEEKNKLIFELELLQESFKETTSKLIKDIKRHDKIMIQSDKRQRQEYDELQKKLEEVEALSKEIEETQREVVFTMGAIGESRSKETGNHVKRVAEYSKVFALYYGLAKEEAEMLKQASPMHDIGKVAIPDSILNKPGRFDEEERKIMNTHSQLGYDMLKYSTRPLLKCATTVAYEHHEKWDGTGYPRGLKGEDIHIYGRITAMADVFDALGSDRCYKKAWDDEKIFNLFKEERGRHFDPKLVDIFFEHLDEFLEIREKLKDEF from the coding sequence ATGCCAAATGAAGAGAAAAACAAACTTATTTTTGAGTTAGAACTTCTTCAAGAAAGTTTTAAAGAGACTACAAGTAAACTAATTAAAGATATAAAACGTCACGATAAGATTATGATACAAAGTGATAAAAGACAAAGGCAAGAGTATGATGAGCTTCAAAAGAAGCTTGAAGAGGTAGAAGCTTTAAGTAAAGAGATAGAAGAGACCCAAAGAGAAGTTGTTTTTACAATGGGTGCAATAGGAGAGAGTAGAAGTAAAGAGACAGGGAATCATGTAAAAAGAGTAGCTGAATATTCAAAAGTTTTTGCTTTATATTATGGATTAGCTAAAGAAGAGGCAGAAATGCTAAAACAAGCTAGTCCAATGCACGATATAGGAAAAGTAGCAATTCCTGATTCCATACTAAATAAACCAGGTAGATTTGATGAAGAGGAGAGAAAAATTATGAACACTCACTCTCAATTGGGATATGATATGTTGAAATACTCAACAAGACCCCTTTTAAAATGTGCTACAACAGTTGCTTACGAACATCATGAAAAGTGGGATGGCACAGGTTATCCAAGAGGATTAAAGGGTGAAGATATTCATATCTATGGAAGAATAACTGCAATGGCAGACGTTTTTGATGCATTAGGAAGTGATAGATGTTATAAAAAAGCCTGGGATGATGAAAAAATCTTTAATCTCTTTAAAGAAGAAAGAGGCAGACACTTTGACCCAAAACTTGTAGATATCTTTTTTGAACATTTGGATGAATTTTTAGAGATTAGAGAGAAACTAAAAGATGAGTTTTAG
- a CDS encoding glutathione peroxidase — protein sequence MDIYSFNVKNIDGEEISLSKYKGKVLLIVNVASKCGFTGQYEGLENLYEKYKNRDFMILGFPSNQFANQEPGTNKEIKEFCQLTYGVNFDMFEKIDVNGENAAPLYKYLKKAALGVVGTEAIKWNFTKFLIDKKGKVIDRYASTTKPIELEDKIEELLKE from the coding sequence ATGGATATTTATAGTTTTAATGTTAAAAATATTGATGGAGAAGAGATCTCTTTATCAAAATACAAAGGTAAAGTTCTTTTAATAGTCAATGTAGCAAGTAAGTGTGGTTTTACAGGGCAATATGAAGGTCTTGAAAATCTTTATGAAAAGTATAAAAATAGAGATTTTATGATTTTAGGATTCCCTTCAAATCAATTTGCAAACCAAGAACCAGGCACAAATAAAGAGATAAAAGAGTTTTGCCAATTAACCTATGGAGTCAATTTTGATATGTTTGAAAAAATTGATGTAAATGGTGAAAATGCTGCACCACTTTATAAATATTTAAAAAAAGCTGCTTTAGGAGTTGTTGGAACAGAAGCTATAAAATGGAATTTTACTAAATTTTTAATTGATAAAAAAGGTAAAGTAATTGATAGATATGCTTCAACTACAAAACCTATAGAACTTGAAGATAAAATTGAAGAGTTACTAAAAGAGTAG
- a CDS encoding J domain-containing protein, giving the protein MGRELSYIIGSLIRWGIFFGILYLIFTNFGTFLLILFALVVIAYIVIYQFKKKLREHSNSFRFTFNGQDFRSSSQNGGYDFNFEQFQEQFRRGSFNTNAPFSEVEQAKEFFGFTTTPTKEEIKKRYKELAKKYHPDINGQDDALMQQLNHYKEVLLKAFGN; this is encoded by the coding sequence ATGGGAAGAGAGTTATCATATATCATAGGAAGTTTAATAAGATGGGGAATATTTTTTGGTATTTTGTATCTTATATTTACTAACTTTGGTACTTTTTTATTAATACTTTTTGCACTTGTTGTAATTGCATATATTGTAATCTATCAATTTAAAAAAAAGCTAAGAGAGCATAGCAATAGTTTTAGATTTACTTTTAATGGACAAGATTTTAGGTCAAGTTCACAAAATGGTGGATATGATTTCAATTTTGAGCAGTTTCAAGAACAATTTAGAAGAGGTAGTTTTAATACAAATGCTCCATTTAGCGAGGTTGAACAAGCAAAAGAGTTTTTTGGATTTACGACAACACCAACAAAAGAAGAGATAAAAAAGAGATATAAAGAGTTGGCAAAAAAATATCATCCAGATATAAATGGTCAAGATGACGCTTTAATGCAACAATTAAATCACTACAAAGAAGTGCTATTAAAAGCATTTGGAAATTAA
- a CDS encoding response regulator: MKFLIVDDSKVSREKISKILIQLGYEVVGEAKDGLEALRKTKELSPTFITMDFEMPNMKGDEASKKILALFPNVKIIVITSVVNKRELHNMHEIGVKKILKKPITKESLDLALLEFKK, translated from the coding sequence ATGAAATTTTTGATTGTAGATGATTCAAAGGTATCAAGAGAAAAAATATCTAAGATACTGATTCAATTAGGTTATGAAGTTGTTGGTGAAGCAAAAGATGGTCTTGAAGCTCTAAGAAAAACAAAAGAATTGTCTCCAACGTTTATAACTATGGATTTTGAAATGCCAAATATGAAAGGGGATGAAGCTTCAAAAAAAATATTGGCTCTATTCCCAAATGTTAAAATTATAGTTATTACTTCAGTTGTTAATAAAAGAGAACTTCATAATATGCATGAGATTGGTGTTAAAAAGATTTTAAAAAAACCAATCACTAAAGAATCATTGGATTTAGCCCTCTTAGAATTTAAAAAATGA
- a CDS encoding transporter substrate-binding domain-containing protein, producing the protein MSNFIKIFLIIAITLSSLFSNEHEEEASHIELLTSNYLYNYDTQGLLNVAKSYLKSHKQIKALEIFDSVENSRMLTYYKDGDKTFFNKPLPKFDSNITKHSFSIKYKDEIVGNATIYFTNQNSLGLSQEELQWLKTHPKIKVHNELNWIPINFNKEGIPSGFSVEFMNLLAKKIGIKVEYVQGEWNELYNKAINKQIDVMLNIIKTDEREKFLLFTQSYQKGRIGIFTLKNNHSITDINSLSGKKVAVVDGFFQENLIKEKYPLVQVIVLKNAQETLYALEKGEADAAIGSYIVMGNLIKELSLYEVEYRSELEIDEDTDLRIAVRNDYTLLHSILQKAIANVGSQELNALREKWIGSSSTTRANIFSRDELQWIKEHGTINVGGELDWAPFDFVDENNQYNGLAKDYLDLISSISGLNFKINTGKSWNELLLLLKDGKIDLLPAIYYNEARAKDVIFTSPYLAIADYYITKKTLTKLDNIETLYGKNVAVVKGYEITTWLKEEHKKIKLVEFDSIIEALRSVESGETVAFLNDNPSSTYAIEKNFISTLKINNLLKERAPTSLHMAVKKEYKILAEIINKSIKEISREDKKLISNKWMSTMQKSTSLINFNEKEILWLSKKPVIKFAVDPNWIPIEGINKKTQLYEGMMADYLSLIKEHTGIEFQLISTENWTQSMQLAKEGRVNMLAAASKTPQREKFLNFSKTTFTLTDGVIMNSNANFISKVSDLKGLRVGLSEGTSLYNLIKDKYPELNLVPIKGTKEGIDKLRNGFIDAYIGNLEVISHIIFTNNILNLKVALKLDNRRDIHIAIRKDYPNEAITAINKAIDIISEDEINLIRKKWVGLKIDEGIDYILVAKVALIIIVIFLIVIYYNRKLQHLVDKKTKDLQEQKLELENLISQFDKNVIFSKTDLEGIITHASDAFCKISGYSYDELIGKPHNIFRHPDMPQEIFTFIGESLKKETCVKVEMKNKNKNGTTCWFDTKLEPDYNKDGKHIGYSAIRVDITDKKRVQRLSESLEQKVIERTKELDSERKYINSVMNSQENLVVSTNGYEIKTANKAFLKFFNVENIEEFKNRFGNCISDTFDNNSSDEFIKKVYFDRKWNEYILETPNIMHKTKITVNNESFIFSIGLEKFKHGEEYLQVAALNDITELENIRVEVEQMHKHTQDSIEYASLIQHSLIPPNDTFKKYFSDYFAIWHPKDIVGGDIYLLEDLRDDNECILMVIDCTGHGVPGAFVSMLVKAIERQITSKILNSQEEVSPGKILSIFNRSMKHLLKQEDNNSISNAGFDGGIIYYNRKESIIKFAGAEIPLYYIDENREYHMIKGNRQSVGYKKSDANFDFEDHIIKVKKDMQFYIATDGYVDQIGGEEGFSFNKKRFQKLIEEIKDESFADQQELLLDNLHEYQGDEIRCDDITLVGFKIS; encoded by the coding sequence ATGAGTAACTTTATAAAAATATTTCTAATAATAGCAATTACACTCTCTTCTTTATTTTCAAATGAGCATGAAGAAGAAGCCTCACATATAGAACTTTTGACATCAAATTATCTCTATAACTATGATACTCAAGGTTTGCTAAACGTGGCAAAAAGTTATTTAAAATCTCATAAACAAATAAAAGCTCTTGAAATATTTGATAGTGTAGAAAATAGTAGAATGTTAACTTATTATAAAGATGGTGACAAAACTTTTTTTAATAAACCTCTGCCAAAATTTGACTCAAATATTACTAAACACTCTTTTTCTATAAAATATAAAGATGAAATTGTTGGAAATGCAACTATATATTTTACTAATCAAAACTCTTTAGGTTTAAGCCAAGAAGAGTTGCAGTGGTTAAAAACCCACCCTAAAATAAAAGTACACAATGAACTAAATTGGATTCCTATAAACTTTAATAAAGAAGGCATTCCTAGTGGATTTTCTGTCGAATTTATGAACCTTTTGGCAAAAAAAATAGGTATAAAAGTTGAATATGTCCAAGGGGAATGGAATGAGTTATATAATAAAGCTATTAACAAACAAATTGATGTAATGCTTAATATTATAAAAACAGATGAAAGAGAAAAATTTTTACTCTTTACTCAATCATACCAAAAAGGAAGAATCGGTATTTTTACTCTAAAAAACAATCATTCAATAACTGATATAAACTCATTAAGTGGGAAAAAAGTTGCAGTAGTTGATGGTTTTTTTCAAGAAAACCTTATAAAAGAGAAGTATCCTTTAGTTCAAGTTATAGTTTTAAAAAATGCACAAGAGACTTTATATGCACTTGAAAAAGGGGAAGCAGATGCTGCAATAGGTTCATATATAGTAATGGGTAATTTAATAAAAGAGTTATCACTTTATGAAGTTGAGTATAGAAGTGAATTGGAGATTGATGAAGATACTGATTTAAGAATTGCAGTAAGAAATGATTATACATTATTACACTCTATTTTACAAAAAGCTATTGCAAATGTAGGTTCCCAAGAGTTAAATGCCCTAAGAGAGAAATGGATAGGGAGTAGTTCTACAACTAGAGCAAATATTTTTTCAAGGGATGAATTGCAATGGATTAAAGAGCATGGAACTATAAATGTTGGAGGAGAATTAGATTGGGCTCCCTTTGATTTTGTTGATGAAAACAATCAATACAATGGTCTTGCAAAAGATTATCTGGATTTAATTTCATCTATTAGTGGACTAAATTTTAAAATTAATACAGGCAAAAGCTGGAATGAACTGTTACTCTTACTAAAAGATGGAAAAATTGACCTATTACCAGCAATCTATTACAACGAAGCTCGTGCAAAAGATGTGATATTTACAAGTCCATATCTTGCTATTGCTGACTATTATATAACAAAAAAAACTCTTACAAAACTTGATAACATTGAGACTTTATATGGGAAAAATGTTGCTGTAGTAAAAGGTTATGAAATTACAACTTGGCTAAAAGAGGAACATAAAAAGATTAAACTTGTTGAATTTGATTCTATTATAGAAGCACTACGTTCTGTAGAATCAGGAGAGACTGTTGCTTTTTTAAATGATAATCCATCTTCAACTTATGCAATTGAAAAAAACTTTATTTCCACATTGAAAATCAATAATCTTTTAAAAGAAAGAGCACCTACAAGTCTTCATATGGCTGTCAAAAAAGAATATAAAATACTTGCAGAAATTATTAACAAATCTATAAAAGAGATTTCAAGAGAAGATAAAAAACTAATATCCAATAAATGGATGAGCACTATGCAAAAAAGCACTTCTCTTATTAACTTTAATGAAAAAGAGATTTTATGGTTGTCAAAAAAACCTGTAATAAAATTTGCAGTTGATCCAAATTGGATACCAATTGAAGGAATAAACAAAAAAACACAACTTTATGAAGGGATGATGGCTGATTATCTCTCTTTAATTAAAGAGCATACAGGAATTGAATTTCAATTGATTTCTACTGAAAACTGGACACAATCAATGCAGTTAGCAAAAGAAGGAAGAGTAAATATGCTTGCAGCTGCAAGTAAAACACCCCAAAGAGAAAAATTCTTAAACTTTTCAAAAACTACTTTTACTCTAACTGATGGAGTAATAATGAATAGTAATGCAAACTTCATCTCAAAAGTATCTGACTTGAAAGGATTAAGAGTTGGTCTTTCAGAAGGAACTTCACTATATAACTTAATCAAAGACAAATATCCTGAACTAAATTTGGTACCAATAAAAGGAACAAAAGAGGGTATTGATAAATTAAGAAATGGATTTATTGATGCCTACATTGGAAATTTAGAAGTAATAAGTCATATAATATTTACAAACAATATACTAAACCTAAAAGTTGCTCTAAAGTTGGATAATAGAAGAGATATTCATATTGCAATAAGAAAAGATTATCCAAATGAGGCAATCACTGCAATAAACAAAGCAATAGATATAATTTCAGAAGATGAAATAAATCTTATAAGAAAAAAATGGGTTGGATTAAAAATAGATGAAGGAATTGATTATATATTAGTTGCAAAAGTTGCACTGATTATAATTGTAATATTTTTAATTGTTATTTATTACAACCGAAAATTGCAACATCTAGTAGATAAGAAAACAAAAGATTTACAAGAACAAAAATTAGAATTGGAAAATTTAATCTCACAATTTGATAAAAATGTGATCTTCTCAAAAACAGATCTTGAAGGAATTATTACCCATGCCAGTGATGCTTTTTGTAAAATAAGTGGTTATAGTTATGATGAATTGATTGGAAAACCTCATAATATCTTTAGACATCCTGATATGCCCCAAGAGATTTTTACTTTTATAGGGGAAAGCCTCAAAAAAGAGACTTGCGTAAAAGTTGAAATGAAAAATAAAAATAAAAATGGAACTACTTGTTGGTTTGATACAAAACTTGAACCTGATTACAATAAAGATGGAAAACATATAGGATATTCTGCAATTAGAGTAGATATTACAGATAAAAAAAGAGTTCAAAGATTAAGTGAATCTCTGGAACAAAAAGTAATTGAAAGAACAAAAGAGCTTGATAGCGAAAGAAAATATATTAATTCTGTAATGAATTCCCAAGAAAATTTAGTGGTTTCTACTAATGGATATGAAATTAAAACTGCAAACAAAGCCTTTTTGAAATTTTTTAATGTGGAAAATATTGAAGAATTTAAAAATAGATTTGGAAATTGTATCTCAGATACTTTTGATAATAACTCAAGTGATGAGTTTATAAAAAAAGTCTATTTTGATAGAAAATGGAATGAATATATTCTTGAAACTCCAAATATTATGCATAAAACAAAAATTACTGTAAATAATGAAAGTTTCATCTTTTCAATTGGATTAGAAAAGTTTAAACATGGAGAAGAGTATCTTCAAGTTGCAGCACTAAATGATATTACAGAACTTGAAAATATTAGAGTTGAAGTTGAACAAATGCATAAACATACGCAAGACTCAATTGAGTATGCATCTCTTATACAACACTCTTTAATACCGCCAAATGATACCTTTAAAAAATATTTTAGTGATTATTTCGCTATTTGGCATCCTAAAGATATTGTTGGTGGAGATATCTATTTGCTTGAAGATTTAAGAGATGACAATGAATGTATTCTAATGGTAATAGACTGTACTGGGCATGGAGTTCCTGGCGCTTTTGTAAGTATGTTGGTTAAAGCTATAGAGAGACAAATAACTTCAAAAATTTTAAATAGTCAAGAAGAGGTTAGTCCAGGAAAAATATTAAGCATTTTCAACCGTTCTATGAAACATCTTCTAAAACAAGAGGATAATAATAGTATTTCAAATGCAGGATTTGATGGAGGAATAATTTACTACAATAGAAAAGAGTCAATAATTAAGTTTGCAGGGGCAGAGATTCCTTTATATTATATTGATGAAAATAGAGAATACCACATGATTAAGGGAAATAGACAATCAGTGGGTTATAAAAAATCTGATGCAAACTTTGATTTTGAGGACCATATAATTAAAGTAAAAAAAGATATGCAGTTTTATATAGCAACAGATGGATATGTTGATCAAATTGGTGGAGAAGAAGGGTTCTCTTTTAATAAAAAAAGATTTCAAAAACTTATTGAAGAGATAAAAGATGAATCTTTCGCAGATCAGCAGGAGCTTTTATTAGATAACTTGCATGAATATCAAGGTGATGAGATTAGATGCGATGACATTACCCTTGTGGGGTTTAAAATATCCTAA